The genomic DNA TTACACACAACATATTCATAATTGAACTAATCTCATCGTAATTCGATGAGATTAAGAGTTTTTATTGGATAATGTCACTCTGAATTCACGATACAGATGCCATTTATGTATATACAGATGAAATTTGATGCCATTTCTGTATGTATACGCATGATTGAAGTGAGTAATTGGTTTACCTGAGAAAATTAGGGATGAATGGAAGAAATTTGGAGCATTTGGATGGATGAGTGTTGTAAAAAAAGGGATAattgtggtggtggaggttgGGAACAAACCAGAAgaaggaagaggaagaagaggctTCTGATTTTTGGATTATAAATGGTTACAGAATTTATGAATTCAAGGGATTatattgtttgtttatttattgtAGTTAAAATAAATTAGAAGGATAATGGTGACGTGGATCTTACCTGGATAAAGACATACTAAAATATACCTAAGGTAATATTTTTATGAATATATGAACATGTGTTTAACACTAGTAGATGCCCCGCCCGCATTGCGGGGCAATGgtcgaataattctcaatcaattaaaaaaagaccACCATAATTTTGCTATgaaaaaacgatgataagaccgtaattttgggctcagcgcaaaactgtaatttttcaggactaatgagccagtGTTAGGTAGCTAGAGTTATGCGCCGCCCACGTTGCGGGGCGCTAAACCGAGTATTTCTTAGGTTAATAACACGTACGCCTTTATGTTggttagttatacatgctacctataacacgatatcaaaaaagatacatcaagttaaccaattaaagaaaaacagtaccatatttattataaaaaaaaatttaactaaaACGACGACAAGCATGGATTttagagttgggggcaaaacaataatttgtcaggatcaattagcgagtgctaggcagctgtttggcatgaataaaaacaaaattaagtcaacaaaataaaataaaacactaccatggttttgccaaagaaaaaaaaaacgatggcaagattgcaatttttagcggagataaaatcgtaattttaaaatggaggtaaaataatattttgagctgagggcaaaaccatttttttattttgaaatgggggcaaaatcgtaatattttagctgcgggcaaattcgtaatttttagctgggggcaaattcgtaattttaaactgggaaccaaATCATAATTTGGCAGGAGAGgtgagggcaaaatcataattttattttgaaatgggGGCAAAGTTGTCGTAAATTTAACCAAGGGGCAAAAggtgttgatgcagattttgtgtccgatgcttgtcgaatagattagttattattttacgctgaatttgtaatagttagtgaaacggtctatcgaacgtgtatagacccgctcgtttgaagtggtcaaacgagagggttattcggttgaccgtgtgtggttgcaagacaagttatggttgtttaatgttggtgtcgaaggataaggcatcgaaggattgtgtatccttcgatgagctcgaaagatatccatcgaaggttgaagatggacctcgaaggatatggcatccttcgaggtatgtgtgtatctttcgaaagctggatggtcgacagatgatctatcgaccagtcagtttgatccttcgaccgtgcaacctgtgtttggtataaataccaacaccttgtcatttgcaacacaagagtgagagcacaagtgtgtgcaagagagtgataggaggtttgagacctcaccgggagaaatcaccacttggtttctccccggatgtatacttctttggtattagttcggattccatgtaatcgggccgacttgtaatgtttactaccggattaatacaaagtttgtttgtttatcatctcttatctcttccatctttgaacatgaacatgaaaatcacggaatcgatcccgaaacacggacctacaattggtatcagagccatggtgcccgatttagtaaaactaaccgtttactaagtcacatgtgctctagatctgtgatttttgtgggtttttgttcaagatgtaaaaatggtgaaaatgagaaaaactcagatctggacccgaatattcagatctgtgataaaacgagtgttgggttttatgtttttctctaaAATACTCAAGTTTTCTTCGTCAAAAATCGTGTACAAAACATTTTCATCAAATTTGCAGATTTACACAGTTGCTGTGTTCTTGATGTTCATATCAGCTTCATATTTCGAAGGATGTTGTTTTTCCTTTGAAAGATCAGTTGAGATTTTCGAAGGATCATCCAAATTTTCGAAAGGTCAACTTCAGTTCTTGAAAGATCAGAAAGGAATTCGAAAGGTCATTTTGTGTTTTGAAGGATCATTTATTTTCACGAAGGGTCACCCTAAAAGAATTCGAAAGATCATCTGTCTTTTCGAAAGGTCATCTAAATTTTCGAAGGGTCAGATCAACAATTTGAAAGATCACCTTTATCCACCTAACAACTTTGAAGGATCACCTTTACTGTTCCACAATTTCGAAGGATCAAGAATATACTTCGAAGGATCACTTTATATTTCGATAGATCATCTTTCCTCATCAAGAATATATTTCGAAAGGTCATTTTTGTTTCGAAGGATATATTTCGGCCCAAAATGAAGAGGTTACGGCCCAGTGCACAAATTTGTTATAATCTTTCATTAACTCATCATATGAGACAAGGTTgtgacatcaccatgacatcacaatgatgatgtcatggtgaggTGTAAACGGGAATGGGTTTGTGGcactccgtgcttcgcgtgtcgaactctggggcgcacgacggaggaatgtcgtgacgtcgggcttgagccggacctaaccgtgtcaaaaccgagtcgaaccgagccgagtcgcgtccacacaaggtgtatcaaagtgaaaatctagcGCCTAAAGTTATATTTTGCTAGATTTTTCTATTGGGCCCATTTGGTGTGAAATTTTGggcaaatattaaaaaaaaaaaaaaaaaaaggatccATTGGAACAAAGGTTTTTGATGCAGAGTGGGGTCGGGTATTTGCGGAGTTGATCTGAATCGCGCTCCTAATATCAAAGTCAAAATTCGTATGGGTTTGGGAGCGCGCGGGATGATGCGGgatgatgaaaacaagagatgatgaaaacttgatgtttgaaaaattgtggggtagtcacggttaccgatgcaatggcaaaaatggtgacgcgactattatgggccaaaaacaacacgatatgttcgcttccgcgcatcagtatttatgattgttaccggttattcggaaatgttcgaaaggattttgtttattgtcatattctcgcatttgaagacgaacgcatgaacctggaacgtctataccggtcctaacgagttcacaaagtctttggtctttggggggatacaagtcagatcctacggggtaccaggggacgttcttattcaactagattatgcaaagaagaaagtcatgttcgtgaattttcggaaccgagaacattcaatgaagattgatgacagttccgctcagtggagggaattggtgaacatttgacgacagtttctttgaagtggaaagaatctgttaaggtttagagattttaccaaagaaatgggggggataaaaattttcatatgttgaatttcttcggtatttcttcggtaaatttctaaacgcaatcataggtggtagagtttgtgattttcatgtttgaagatcaagacttgatgcagttgtttaagaatggaacccttatcatatgccggttggagtattggaagatcagcggaagatcggtcaattgagccttttgaggaaattgcacaacactcaacacggatacgcgtactttgagggggaaatattatacaatgagcatcaggatactacttacctggatcatcggtcaagggggaatttgtctacacagagaagatgaatacttggctgaagatcgattgcagttgcattttcagcattcgacagcaacggacaagggggaatttgttgatgcagattttgtgtccgatgcttgtcgaatagattagttattattttacgctgaatttgtaatagttagtgaaacggtctatcgaacgtgtatagacccgctcgtttgaagtggtcaaacgagagggttattcggttgaccgtgtgtggttgcaagacaagttatggttgtttaatgttggtgtcgaaggataaggcatcgaaggattgtgtatccttcgatgagctcgaaagatatccatcgaaggttgaagatggacctcgaaggatatggcatccttcgaggtatgtgtgtatctttcgaaagctggatggtcgacagatgatctatcgaccagtcagttttcgaaagatacacacatacctcgaaggatgccatatccttcgaggtccatcttcaaccttcgatggatatctttcgagctcatcgaaggatacacaatccttcgatgccttatccttcgacaccaacattaaacaaccataacttgtcttgcaaccacacacggtcaaccgaataaccctctcgtttgaccacttcaaacgagcgggtctatacacgttcgatagaccgtttcactaactattacaaattcagcgtaaaataataactaatctattcgacaagcatcggacacaaaatctgcatcaacaccTTTTGCCCCTTGGTTAAATTTACGACAACTTTGCCcccatttcaaaataaaattatgattttgccctcacCTCTCCTGCCAAATTATGATttggttcccagtttaaaattacgaatttgcccccagctaaaaattacgaatttgcccgcagctaaaatattacgattttgcccccatttcaaaataaaaaaatggttttgccctcagctcaaaatattattttacctccattttaaaattacgattttatctccgctaaaaattgcaatcttgccatcgttttttttttctttggcaaaaccatggtagtgttttattttattttgttgacttaattttgtttttattcatgccaaacagctgcctagcactcgctaattgatcctgacaaattattgttttgcccccaactctaaAATCCATGCTTGTCGTcgttttagttaattttttttttttataataaatatgGTACTGTTTTTCTTTAATTGGTTAACTTGATGTATCTTTTATGATATCGTGTTATAGgtagcatgtataactaaccAACATAAAGGCGTACGTGTTATTAACCTAAGAAATACTCGGTTTAGCGCCCCGCAACGTGGGCGGCGCATAACTCTAGCTACCTAACactggctcattagtcctgaaaaattacagttttgcgctgagcccaaaattacggtcttatcatcgttttttcATAGCAAAATTATGGTggtctttttttaattgattgagaattattcgacCATTGCCCCGCAATGCGGGCGGGGCATCTACTAGTGTTAAACACATGTTCATATATTCATAAAAATATTACCTTAGGTATATTTTAGTATGTCTTTATCCAGGTAAGATCCACGTCACCATTATCCTTCTAATTTATTTTAACTacaataaataaacaaacaatatAATCCCTTGAATTCATAAATTCTGTAACCATTTATAATCCAAAAATCAGAagcctcttcttcctcttccttcTTCTTCTAGTTTGTTCCCAATCTCCACCACCACAATTATCCCCTTTTTTACAAACCCTCATCCTTCCAAATGCTCCATATTTCTTCCATTCATCCCTAATTTTCTCAGGTAAACCAATTACTCACTTCAATCATGCGTATACATACAGAAACGGCATCAAATTTCATCTGTATATACAGAAATGGCATCTGTATCGTGAATTCAGATTGATATTATCCAATAAAAACTCCTAATCTCATCGAATTGCGATGAGATTAGTTCAATTATGAATATGCTGTATGTACTGTTTGCGGTTAATATGTTTGGTATCTGATtgatgaagttagggtttgtgTTTCGAGTTTGTTGATCTGAATTGGACATCTGTGAGTGTGTTTAGGATTTGAGATTGTAGATTTGGAAATTAGGTAGGGTTTAAAGTTTTAACTGTAGGTTTAGCACAGTGATGGTGACTGTGAACGGTAATGATCCGTTGGAGCCGTTTTTTAACTCGGTTGAGCTTGTGAAACATGTGTTTGGTCCAATAGAATCCGGTTTTAGGAAAGCTGCAAAGGAGTTTGAGCATAGCTGGCCTGGTAGAAAGAATGGGCGTAAAACCGGAGCAAACGGTAACCTTGAATTATTTGGTGTGGTTAGTGATGAGAGAAAGAACGGTTTATCGACTAACGTGTGGTTTAAGAACGATGCTGGTGGTAACGAGCTTAAGGTTGATAGGTTCAAGAAAGAGTTAGATGTGCAGGATTGCGGTAAAGAGGATGGAAGTTGTGTTAACTGCATGCAGTTTGTGGTCACTTGGTCTTTGCTGGTTAGTAGTTTTGTTCAGGCGGTTCCGGTCCCGTTCAGAAACGGTAAAAAGAAGCTACAGAAAAAGACCAACGGAACCAAGCGTGATAAGTTTTCTAGAGATAGAAATGATATTATGGCTAAAGGAGCATTCACAGAAAGTATTTCCGGTGAAAGAAAGCGAACAAATTTGGAAAGTGAGCTGGTTTCGGTGTCATGTGAGGAAACTTTGAAAACTAAAGATGAACATGGTTTGTCGGTTGAGCATTTTATCGGGTTTGTTCTTGATCAACTTGCTCAAAATCTACATAAGTTTGAGTTAGGTGTACAAGAAAGCGGAAGTGAGAAATGGGACGTACCTACGGTTCCTCCCTTGAAGGCTGTTGGTAGTATTTTGGAAAGTAAAAAATCCGATTTGAACGGCTTTTTGGGGAACTTGAAGTTTGCGAGAGTTGGAGGTGTACCATCGGGTATTGTCGACATGACGTCTCCTGTTAAGGATGACAGTGATGATACCGTTAGGTCAAGTGTTACTGAAGAGAATGTTAGCAGCTTCCCGCAGAAGATGGCTAATGGTTTGCTAAGTATTCCGTTATCAAATGTTGAGCGTTTAAGATCCACTTTGTCTACCGTTTCATTGACTGAGTTAATCGAGCTTGTACCGCAGTTAGGACGGGCAACTAAAGAACATCCTGATAAGAAGAAACTTTTTTCGGTCCAAGATTTCTTCAGATACACAGAGGCAGAAGGTACATCTCTTTAGCACATGATCATACTGTATACATGTATTATAACGAAAAATATACATTATACATGCAGGAAGGAGATTCTTTGAGGAGTTAGATAGAGACGGTGACGGACAAGTAACGCTAGAAGATCTCGAGGTTGCTATTAAAAAGAGAAAGCTTCCTAAAAGATACGCGCATGAAATGTTGCGTCGCACAAGACGGCACTTGTTTTCAAAATCATTCGGCTGGAAACAGTTTTTATCTTTAATGGAACAGAAAGAACCGACAATCCTTAGAGCTTACACTACTCTTTGTTTAACCAAATCCGGAACGCTGCAAAAAAGTGAAATTTTAGAATCGTTAAAGAACGCAGGTCTTCCCGCAAACGAAGATAATGCGGTTGCCATGATGCGGTTTCTCAGATCCGACACTGAAGAATCAATTTCGTATGGTCATTTCAGAAACTTTATGCTTCTTCTCCCATCCGACCAGCTTCAAGAGGACCCACGGTAAATATTGTGCTGACGGGCCCCTCGTACAAAAAATGTTATTTCGTTAAACTTGTTTAACTATTCGTTATAAATGCAGAAACTTATGGTTTCAAGCTGCCACTGTTGTGGCAGTGGCACCGCCAGTGGAAGTGCCTACCGGAAGTGTATTAAAGTCTGCGTTAGCAGGCGGTCTTGCTTGTGCGTTATCTACATCTGTAATGCACCCTATTGACACAATTAAGGTAAGTTATTATGTTTATCGAGTCATACTTGATCTGTTCCCCGACAAGTTGCCTGATCTAGCTTTTGAAAATTAAAATGGTTTATTCAGTTTTCTTGTGTGTTATTGCACATCAGACTCGAGTACAAGCTTCAACGCTTAGTTTCCCGCAAATGATTGCAAAACTTCCAGAACTTGGATTTCGTGGAGTATACAGAGGCTCTGTTCCTGCAATTATAGGACAATTTTCAAGGTTCACATTCA from Helianthus annuus cultivar XRQ/B chromosome 7, HanXRQr2.0-SUNRISE, whole genome shotgun sequence includes the following:
- the LOC110868766 gene encoding calcium-binding mitochondrial carrier protein SCaMC-1 — translated: MVTVNGNDPLEPFFNSVELVKHVFGPIESGFRKAAKEFEHSWPGRKNGRKTGANGNLELFGVVSDERKNGLSTNVWFKNDAGGNELKVDRFKKELDVQDCGKEDGSCVNCMQFVVTWSLLVSSFVQAVPVPFRNGKKKLQKKTNGTKRDKFSRDRNDIMAKGAFTESISGERKRTNLESELVSVSCEETLKTKDEHGLSVEHFIGFVLDQLAQNLHKFELGVQESGSEKWDVPTVPPLKAVGSILESKKSDLNGFLGNLKFARVGGVPSGIVDMTSPVKDDSDDTVRSSVTEENVSSFPQKMANGLLSIPLSNVERLRSTLSTVSLTELIELVPQLGRATKEHPDKKKLFSVQDFFRYTEAEGRRFFEELDRDGDGQVTLEDLEVAIKKRKLPKRYAHEMLRRTRRHLFSKSFGWKQFLSLMEQKEPTILRAYTTLCLTKSGTLQKSEILESLKNAGLPANEDNAVAMMRFLRSDTEESISYGHFRNFMLLLPSDQLQEDPRNLWFQAATVVAVAPPVEVPTGSVLKSALAGGLACALSTSVMHPIDTIKTRVQASTLSFPQMIAKLPELGFRGVYRGSVPAIIGQFSSHGLRTGIFEASKIVLINVAPTLPDLQVQSVASFCSTVLGTAVRIPCEVLKQRLQAGIFNNVGEAIICTWQQDGPTGFFRGTGATLCREVPFYVAGMGLYGESKKVVQQALGRELEPWETIAVGAISGGLAAVTTTPFDVMKTRMMTAPPGRPVSMSMIALSILRHEGPLGLFKGAIPRFFWIAPLGAMNFAGYELMKNAMSKTEEQQTLEQQATEQLSQK